One segment of Pseudoalteromonas rubra DNA contains the following:
- the rep gene encoding DNA helicase Rep yields the protein MKLNPKQDEAVKYISGPCLVLAGAGSGKTRVITNKIAYLVQKCEYKARNIAAVTFTNKAAKEMRERVSQTLGKQEAKGLWVSTFHTLGLEIIKKEVKTLGYKPGFSLFDDQDTNQLLAELTEKELDRDKDLLNQLKMQIGNWKNELIQPERAIREAREAQKALFAQLYARYQTQLRAYNALDFDDLIMIPTLLLNSSVEVRERWQARFRYLLVDEYQDTNTSQYQLVKLLVGERARFTVVGDDDQSIYSWRGAKPQNLVLLSKDFPGLRLIKLEQNYRSAGRILKAANILIANNPHEFDKKLFSELGYGDPLRLIATRDEEHESERVVAEIISHKFMKRTSYRDYAILYRGNHQARVFEKALMANRIPYKISGGMSFFARSEIKDIMAYLRLLVNQDDDNAFLRIVNTPRREIGPVTLEKLGSLANDKHISLFAACFEPELPQRLSGRGLNALMGFARWVVELSDRATRGDTLEAVKDMVREINYEAYLYESSPSAKAAEMRMKNVSELYRWISDMLTGDADNPPMTLPEVVSKLTLRDMLERNEEEDDSDAVQLLTLHASKGLEYPHVFMVGMEEGLLPHQTSIDEDNVEEERRLAYVGVTRAQQTLTMTYAKSRRQFGEQITPELSRFVQEMPQDDIQSEGKKPVQSQSERMEKGQARVANLRAMLKR from the coding sequence ATGAAACTGAACCCGAAACAAGACGAAGCTGTTAAGTATATCAGCGGACCCTGTCTGGTACTGGCCGGTGCCGGCTCTGGTAAAACCCGGGTGATCACCAATAAAATTGCTTATCTGGTACAAAAATGTGAATACAAGGCGCGTAACATTGCGGCGGTGACCTTTACCAATAAAGCTGCCAAAGAGATGCGTGAGCGGGTGTCACAGACGCTGGGTAAGCAAGAAGCCAAAGGCCTGTGGGTATCGACCTTCCATACGCTGGGGCTGGAGATCATCAAAAAAGAAGTGAAAACGTTGGGTTACAAGCCCGGCTTTTCCTTGTTTGACGATCAGGATACGAATCAGTTACTGGCCGAATTGACAGAAAAAGAGCTGGATCGTGACAAAGATCTGCTTAATCAGCTGAAAATGCAGATTGGCAACTGGAAAAACGAACTCATCCAGCCTGAGCGCGCGATCCGAGAAGCCAGAGAGGCACAAAAGGCGTTATTTGCACAGCTTTATGCTCGCTATCAGACCCAGCTTAGGGCATATAACGCGCTGGATTTTGACGATCTGATCATGATCCCCACCTTATTGCTAAACAGTTCCGTCGAAGTGCGCGAACGCTGGCAGGCCCGTTTTCGTTATCTGCTGGTGGATGAGTATCAGGATACCAATACCAGCCAGTATCAGCTGGTAAAATTGTTGGTGGGCGAGCGCGCCCGCTTTACCGTGGTAGGGGATGACGACCAGTCCATTTATTCATGGCGTGGTGCCAAGCCACAAAACCTGGTATTGCTGAGCAAAGATTTTCCGGGGTTACGCCTCATTAAGCTGGAACAAAACTATCGCAGTGCCGGGCGGATCCTCAAAGCAGCGAATATTCTGATCGCCAATAACCCCCATGAATTCGACAAAAAGCTGTTCAGTGAACTGGGCTATGGGGATCCACTGCGTTTGATTGCGACCCGAGATGAAGAACATGAATCCGAACGGGTCGTAGCCGAGATCATTTCGCACAAGTTTATGAAGCGGACCAGCTATCGTGATTACGCCATTCTGTATCGGGGTAACCACCAGGCAAGGGTGTTCGAAAAAGCCCTGATGGCGAACCGCATTCCTTATAAAATTAGCGGCGGTATGTCGTTTTTTGCTCGCAGTGAGATCAAAGACATCATGGCGTATTTGCGCCTGCTGGTAAATCAGGATGATGACAATGCTTTTTTGCGGATCGTCAATACGCCACGACGTGAGATAGGGCCCGTCACACTGGAGAAACTCGGCAGTCTGGCCAACGATAAACACATCAGTTTATTTGCCGCGTGTTTTGAGCCTGAGTTGCCGCAACGCCTCAGTGGTCGCGGTCTGAATGCGTTGATGGGATTTGCCCGTTGGGTGGTTGAACTGAGTGACCGAGCAACCCGGGGAGACACACTCGAAGCGGTCAAAGATATGGTGCGAGAAATCAATTACGAAGCCTATTTGTATGAGTCATCGCCCAGCGCGAAAGCCGCCGAAATGCGCATGAAAAACGTCTCAGAACTGTATCGTTGGATCAGTGATATGCTGACCGGCGATGCGGATAATCCGCCCATGACTTTGCCTGAGGTGGTCAGCAAACTGACACTGCGAGACATGCTGGAGCGTAACGAAGAAGAAGACGACAGCGATGCGGTGCAACTGTTGACGCTGCACGCCTCGAAAGGCCTGGAATATCCCCATGTCTTTATGGTCGGAATGGAAGAAGGGCTACTGCCGCACCAGACCAGCATCGATGAAGACAATGTTGAAGAAGAGCGGCGTCTGGCTTATGTGGGCGTAACGCGTGCACAGCAAACGTTGACCATGACCTATGCCAAAAGTCGTCGTCAGTTTGGTGAGCAGATCACACCTGAGCTCAGCCGGTTTGTGCAGGAAATGCCGCAAGATGACATTCAAAGTGAGGGCAAAAAACCCGTACAGTCGCAGTCTGAACGTATGGAGAAAGGTCAGGCCAGGGTTGCGAACCTGCGTGCGATGCTGAAACGTTAA